A window of the Juglans microcarpa x Juglans regia isolate MS1-56 chromosome 5D, Jm3101_v1.0, whole genome shotgun sequence genome harbors these coding sequences:
- the LOC121264324 gene encoding berberine bridge enzyme-like 15 — MVSPSSSSLFSAVLFLLSASLAASATIQESFIECLTLNSQISIPVATAFFSPDNTSFHAVLESSAQNLRYLVPSVPKPEFIFMPVHESHVQGSVICSKQLGIHLRIRSGGHDYEGLSYVSEIESPFIIVDLAKLRSIDVDIKDNSAWIQAGATIGEVYYRIYQKSKVHGFPAGLCTSLGVGGHITGGAYGPMMRKYGLGADNVVDARIVDVNGKILDRKAMGEDHFWAIRGGGGASFGIILWWKIKLVPVPSTVTVFTVTKALEQGGTKILYKWQQVADKIDENLFIRVIISPATAGAKGGKTITTSYNALYLGGAEELLQVMRESFPELGLTKKDCVQTSWIKSVLYIAGYPSGTPPEVLLQGKSTFKNYFKAKSDFVREPIPETALEGLWKRLMEEDGALTIWNPYGGMMSKISESEIPFPHRNGTLFKIQWLSNWEDGKEKAQPHVDWIRKLYNYMAPYVSKLPRTAYVNYRDLDLGMNKGKDTSFMEAAAWGNSYFKDNFYKLVRVKTKVDPGNFFRHEQSIPPLQLSKDSAKS, encoded by the coding sequence ATGGTGTCCCCAAGCTCTAGTTCCTTGTTTTCAGCAGTTTTATTCCTGCTGTCTGCGTCATTGGCAGCTTCAGCTACGATTCAAGAAAGTTTCATCGAGTGTCTCACTCTCAATTCTCAAATTTCCATTCCAGTGGCTACTGCTTTTTTCAGCCCAGATAATACTTCCTTTCACGCTGTCCTCGAATCCTCTGCACAAAACCTCAGGTATTTAGTCCCTTCAGTGCCAAAGCCTGAGTTCATCTTCATGCCGGTGCATGAATCCCATGTCCAAGGATCTGTAATCTGTTCCAAGCAGCTTGGAATACATCTCAGAATCCGTAGTGGAGGCCATGACTACGAGGGTCTCTCTTACGTATCCGAAATTGAATCACCTTTCATCATTGTCGACCTGGCCAAGCTTAGGTCTATCGACGTTGATATCAAAGATAACAGTGCATGGATTCAGGCTGGTGCCACTATTGGGGAAGTTTACTACAGAATTTACCAGAAAAGCAAAGTCCATGGCTTCCCTGCCGGTCTTTGCACCAGCTTAGGCGTTGGCGGGCACATTACTGGAGGTGCATATGGTCCCATGATGAGAAAATATGGTCTTGGCGCTGACAATGTTGTTGATGCTCGAATTGTTGATGTTAATGGCAAAATTCTCGACCGGAAAGCCATGGGAGAAGATCATTTCTGGGCTATTAGAGGTGGGGGAGGGGCAAGCTTTGGAATCATTCTTTGGTGGAAGATAAAGCTGGTTCCTGTTCCCTCAACCGTGACAGTTTTCACTGTCACCAAGGCCTTAGAACAGGGTGGAACAAAGATCCTCTACAAATGGCAACAGGTTGCAGACAAGATTGATGAGAATCTCTTCATCAGGGTCATAATTAGCCCGGCAACTGCTGGAGCTAAAGGTGGAAAGACAATAACAACTTCGTACAATGCTCTTTATCTTGGTGGTGCTGAGGAGCTTCTCCAAGTTATGCGAGAAAGCTTCCCAGAATTGGGTTTGACAAAAAAAGATTGCGTCCAAACAAGCTGGATTAAATCAGTGCTTTATATTGCTGGTTACCCAAGTGGGACACCCCCGGAAGTTCTGCTCCAAGGGAAGTCCACATTCAAGAACTATTTCAAAGCTAAATCAGACTTCGTCAGAGAACCCATACCAGAGACAGCACTTGAGGGACTCTGGAAAAGATTAATGGAAGAGGATGGTGCTCTGACTATCTGGAATCCATACGGAGGAATGATGAGCAAGATTTCAGAGTCTGAAATTCCTTTTCCTCACAGGAATGGAACTTTGTTCAAAATCCAGTGGCTATCCAATTGGGAAGATGGTAAGGAGAAGGCGCAGCCTCATGTTGACTGGATTAGAAAGCTTTACAATTACATGGCTCCTTATGTTTCAAAGCTGCCCAGGACTGCATACGTGAATTATAGGGATCTTGATCTGGGGATGAACAAGGGCAAAGACACCAGCTTCATGGAGGCAGCTGCATGGGGTAACAGCTATTTCAAGGACAACTTCTACAAATTAGTGAGAGTTAAGACCAAGGTTGATCCAGGCAACTTCTTCAGGCATGAACAGAGCATTCCACCTCTTCAACTTTCTAAAGATTCCGCAAAAAGCTAG